From a single Ignavibacteria bacterium genomic region:
- a CDS encoding glutamine--tRNA ligase/YqeY domain fusion protein — MPEELENNNNTEVSAPRDFIRQIIDEDLRTGKNGTKVLTRFPPEPNGYLHIGHAKSICLNFGIGIEYNGRTNLRFDDTNPSKEDTEYVDSIMEDVKWLGFDWGDGLFYASDYFEKLYDFAEQLILKGKAFVCELSPEEMRAYRGTLTEPGKESPYRNRSIEENLDLFRRMRAGEFPDGSKTLRAKIDMSSGNINMRDPVIYRIMRAHHHRTGDAWCIYPMYDYAHALSDMLEGITHSICTLEFEDHRPLYDWVLDTLETPCHPQQIEFARLNLNYTIMSKRRLNELVTKGFVNGWDDPRMPTIAGLRRRGYTPEAIRNFADRVGVAKRESIIDVALLEFSIREDLNKHAERAMAVINPLKVIITNYPEDQTEEMEFTINPEEPEKGSRKVPFSRELYIEREDFMEEPVKGYFRLFPGNEVRLRWAYFAKCTGFKKDEITGEIVEIYCEYDPASKGGNSPDGRKVKGTIHWVSAKHAIDAEVRLYDRLFDHVDPNRPDEGKEWTDNLNQNSLTVLNNCKLEPYLRDVVPGFTCQFERLGYFCADIKDSFPGKPVFNRTVTLRDNWAKANK, encoded by the coding sequence ATGCCGGAAGAATTGGAAAACAATAATAATACAGAAGTTTCTGCTCCCAGAGATTTTATCAGACAGATAATTGATGAAGACCTGCGTACAGGAAAGAACGGTACAAAAGTACTCACCAGATTCCCACCTGAACCGAACGGTTACCTGCACATCGGACATGCAAAATCGATATGCCTCAATTTTGGAATCGGAATCGAATATAACGGCAGGACCAACCTGAGGTTTGACGACACAAATCCCAGCAAGGAAGACACAGAGTATGTGGATTCCATCATGGAAGATGTGAAATGGCTCGGATTTGACTGGGGTGACGGACTTTTTTACGCATCCGATTATTTTGAGAAGCTGTATGATTTTGCTGAACAACTTATATTAAAAGGAAAAGCGTTCGTTTGTGAACTTTCACCCGAAGAAATGAGAGCATACCGCGGAACCCTGACAGAGCCGGGAAAGGAAAGTCCCTACAGAAACCGGAGTATTGAGGAGAATCTTGACCTCTTCAGAAGAATGAGAGCCGGTGAATTTCCTGATGGTTCAAAAACCCTAAGAGCCAAAATTGACATGAGTTCAGGCAACATTAATATGCGTGACCCTGTTATTTACAGAATCATGCGGGCTCATCATCATCGTACAGGTGATGCATGGTGCATCTATCCGATGTATGACTATGCTCATGCCCTTTCTGACATGCTGGAAGGGATCACACATTCGATATGCACACTGGAATTTGAAGACCACCGTCCGTTATACGACTGGGTTTTGGATACTCTTGAAACGCCCTGCCACCCGCAGCAGATTGAATTTGCCCGTTTGAATCTAAATTACACAATCATGAGCAAACGGAGGTTGAACGAGCTGGTTACAAAAGGATTTGTTAACGGATGGGATGATCCAAGGATGCCGACCATCGCCGGACTAAGGAGAAGAGGCTACACACCCGAGGCGATAAGAAATTTTGCCGACCGCGTAGGCGTTGCGAAGAGAGAGTCGATTATTGATGTCGCACTTCTTGAATTCTCCATAAGAGAAGATCTGAACAAACATGCTGAACGGGCTATGGCTGTAATTAATCCGCTTAAGGTGATAATTACCAATTACCCCGAGGATCAGACGGAGGAGATGGAATTTACCATCAATCCTGAAGAACCGGAAAAAGGGAGCAGAAAGGTACCGTTTTCCAGAGAACTTTACATCGAGCGGGAAGACTTTATGGAAGAACCTGTCAAGGGTTATTTCAGACTTTTCCCCGGTAATGAAGTTCGTCTGAGATGGGCTTATTTTGCGAAGTGTACCGGATTCAAAAAAGATGAAATAACCGGTGAAATCGTTGAAATATACTGTGAGTATGATCCTGCAAGCAAAGGCGGGAACTCACCTGATGGTCGTAAAGTTAAAGGTACAATACACTGGGTTTCTGCAAAACATGCAATTGATGCTGAAGTCAGACTTTATGACAGGTTGTTTGATCATGTTGACCCGAACAGACCTGACGAAGGGAAGGAATGGACAGATAATCTGAATCAAAATTCCCTCACCGTGCTAAATAATTGCAAACTCGAACCTTATCTTAGGGATGTGGTGCCGGGGTTCACATGTCAGTTCGAAAGACTCGGCTATTTTTGTGCTGACATAAAAGATTCGTTTCCGGGAAAACCCGTGTTTAACAGAACAGTTACGCTTCGGGACAACTGGGCTAAAGCGAATAAATAG
- a CDS encoding DNA alkylation repair protein, protein MEEKFLLRNVYSTKGVSHLAANIKAVYNEFDDKGFCSVVNSKLESLGFGDRGNLISNSLDRFLPKDFEKAANILLKALPPAGSEELKGYEGFIIIPQAGFISRNGMDYFDLSIKVLFEMTLRFSTENDIRPFLIRYPEKTIARLKELARHPHALGRRLASEGTRPRLPLCGRLDIFIKDPSPVLEILEILKDDPALVVRRSAANNLNDISKDNPEVVVETLTRWKKNASPEREWLINHSLRTLYKMGHPKALELQGYPVQTEISLNSFSISKKAISLGESLGLDFILENKGDSPVKLMIDYGVHFKKANGTNKLKVFKLSKKTLEPRQQIKFKKSVPFVPINTRVFYPGDHIIDLRVNGNVLGSCNFHLSL, encoded by the coding sequence ATGGAAGAAAAGTTCCTCTTACGAAATGTCTATAGCACAAAAGGCGTTTCGCATCTCGCTGCTAATATAAAAGCTGTCTATAATGAGTTCGATGATAAAGGATTTTGCTCCGTCGTCAACTCAAAACTTGAATCTCTCGGATTTGGTGACAGAGGAAATCTCATCTCGAACTCGCTTGACCGGTTCCTCCCCAAAGACTTCGAAAAAGCTGCAAATATCCTTTTGAAGGCACTGCCACCCGCGGGAAGTGAAGAATTGAAGGGGTATGAAGGTTTTATTATTATACCTCAGGCTGGTTTTATCTCAAGAAACGGAATGGATTATTTCGATCTTTCGATAAAAGTTCTTTTCGAAATGACACTAAGATTCAGTACTGAAAACGATATCAGACCTTTCCTGATCCGTTACCCCGAAAAAACCATTGCCCGGTTGAAGGAACTTGCCCGTCACCCGCATGCTCTCGGCAGAAGACTCGCAAGTGAGGGTACAAGACCCAGACTCCCACTGTGCGGCAGACTCGATATTTTCATCAAAGACCCCTCGCCTGTCCTCGAAATTCTTGAAATATTAAAAGACGATCCCGCTCTCGTTGTCAGACGGTCAGCGGCAAACAACCTGAATGACATCTCAAAGGACAACCCGGAAGTGGTCGTCGAGACTCTCACTCGATGGAAAAAGAACGCTTCACCTGAACGGGAATGGCTCATAAATCATTCGTTGAGAACGCTCTATAAAATGGGACATCCCAAAGCTCTCGAGCTGCAGGGTTACCCTGTACAAACGGAAATATCACTAAACAGCTTTTCCATCTCGAAAAAAGCTATCTCACTCGGTGAATCCCTTGGTCTTGATTTTATTCTCGAAAATAAAGGTGATTCTCCTGTAAAACTGATGATCGATTACGGTGTCCATTTCAAAAAAGCCAATGGAACCAATAAACTAAAAGTTTTCAAATTGTCTAAAAAGACACTTGAACCCCGGCAGCAGATTAAATTTAAAAAATCTGTTCCGTTCGTTCCGATAAACACCCGTGTATTCTATCCGGGTGATCATATTATCGATTTAAGGGTAAACGGCAATGTTCTCGGAAGCTGCAACTTCCATTTGTCGCTGTAA
- a CDS encoding T9SS type A sorting domain-containing protein, with the protein MSLAVYDGHRCTCGNLFNISFKSGSDTVASIKIFNTLGEEVYSKQNISLGKGANSYSVTHNLPAGVYILKAVINSAYGQQTVIAKKVLIMK; encoded by the coding sequence TTGTCTCTGGCAGTATATGACGGCCACCGGTGTACCTGCGGCAATCTCTTTAATATATCATTCAAATCAGGATCTGATACTGTTGCCTCAATCAAAATATTCAACACCCTCGGAGAAGAAGTGTACAGTAAACAGAATATTTCCTTGGGAAAAGGTGCAAACTCTTACTCGGTCACCCATAATCTCCCGGCAGGAGTATACATCCTGAAGGCAGTAATAAACTCCGCATACGGGCAACAGACCGTGATTGCAAAGAAGGTATTGATAATGAAATGA
- a CDS encoding S9 family peptidase: MISLLLLIFLISPSYAQKRAFTLDDIYNVKNVTAPALSPKGDVMLYSVTRYEMKGGKSYTDLFLAGVDGTNPEKLNPEKEGWYSPAFAPDGNSFYFISYKGGNAQLCSYTFSSKEVKKLFSFYMGINDYTVSPDGKKIAFSSKVYPECGENDNCNETNYSAFKDGPVHAHVSDNLFVRHWTEYEDDLYSHLFIYDVAANSIKDITPGNFHSPIFMLGGGVGYNFSTDSKSIVFASNREKDQVSTTNSDLWMTDLEGKTLNNLTKVNKSWDGHPVFSPDGKYLAYRMQTVPGYESDKFRIALYDLSNGVVKVISDAFDNWVTDILWSPDSKKIYFTGDVQGYSPLFSIDISTLKIEELVAKKNVGGFTVSPDGKKLFYTYRLNHLPAEIYSLDLTTKKESQLTFVNKQLTDEVDFRPVEHHWVPGADGKKVHVMIVKPHGFDPNKKYPLIVNIHGGPQSQWSDAYRGDNQVYAGYGYIYALPNPHGSTGYGQEYTAAISGDWTGKVVEDIHKVTDYLENLPYVDKSRVGAMGWSFGGYMVNWLQATTKRYKCFASMMGLYNLDAFYGTTEELWFPEWDLKGTPWTSKQYKANSPSEYVKNFSTPTLIVTGERDYRVSYNQSLEYFTALQKLGIDSRLIIFDNDGHWPSHTKSMPLYYNAHLEWFHKYLKGDPAPYDTKKMGRNKF, translated from the coding sequence ATGATTTCATTGCTCCTATTAATTTTCCTCATCTCTCCGTCGTATGCACAAAAAAGAGCATTCACACTTGATGATATCTATAATGTAAAAAATGTAACCGCTCCGGCTCTTTCTCCCAAGGGGGATGTGATGCTCTACTCCGTTACCCGATACGAAATGAAGGGTGGGAAGAGTTATACTGATCTTTTTCTCGCCGGAGTTGACGGAACCAATCCTGAAAAATTGAATCCGGAAAAGGAAGGGTGGTATTCGCCTGCATTCGCTCCGGATGGAAACTCCTTCTACTTTATTTCTTATAAGGGTGGCAATGCACAATTATGCAGCTACACCTTTTCTTCAAAAGAGGTAAAGAAACTTTTTTCATTCTACATGGGAATAAATGACTACACGGTTTCCCCCGATGGTAAAAAGATTGCATTCTCTTCCAAGGTCTATCCCGAATGTGGAGAAAATGACAACTGCAATGAAACAAATTACTCGGCTTTCAAGGATGGACCCGTTCATGCGCATGTCTCCGATAACCTTTTTGTTCGTCACTGGACCGAGTACGAGGATGATCTCTACTCACATCTTTTTATTTATGATGTAGCAGCAAACTCAATAAAGGATATCACACCCGGAAATTTTCATTCTCCAATTTTCATGCTCGGAGGTGGTGTCGGATATAACTTCTCAACAGATTCAAAGTCGATTGTTTTCGCTTCAAACCGTGAAAAAGATCAGGTATCAACAACAAATTCCGATCTTTGGATGACAGACCTCGAAGGGAAAACCCTGAATAACCTGACCAAGGTAAACAAATCATGGGATGGACATCCCGTTTTCTCCCCCGACGGGAAATACCTCGCATACAGAATGCAAACTGTTCCCGGATATGAATCGGATAAATTCAGAATCGCACTTTACGACCTCTCGAACGGAGTTGTAAAAGTTATTTCCGATGCGTTCGACAATTGGGTTACAGACATTTTATGGAGCCCCGACTCAAAGAAAATCTATTTTACAGGCGATGTGCAGGGTTACAGTCCCCTTTTCAGTATTGACATTTCAACACTTAAAATTGAAGAACTTGTGGCAAAGAAGAATGTCGGTGGATTCACTGTTTCCCCCGATGGTAAAAAACTGTTCTACACATACAGACTGAATCACCTCCCTGCGGAGATTTACTCTCTCGATCTGACAACAAAAAAAGAGTCTCAACTGACCTTCGTAAACAAACAACTCACGGATGAGGTTGATTTCAGACCCGTCGAACATCACTGGGTTCCCGGTGCGGACGGAAAGAAAGTCCATGTAATGATTGTAAAACCTCACGGCTTCGATCCGAATAAAAAATATCCACTCATCGTGAATATCCACGGTGGACCTCAAAGCCAGTGGTCTGATGCATACCGCGGTGATAATCAGGTTTATGCAGGCTACGGGTACATATATGCACTCCCAAATCCCCACGGCTCAACAGGGTACGGACAGGAATACACAGCGGCAATTTCAGGAGACTGGACAGGTAAAGTGGTCGAAGATATCCATAAAGTTACTGATTACCTAGAGAATCTTCCTTATGTGGATAAATCAAGAGTTGGCGCAATGGGATGGTCTTTTGGAGGATACATGGTCAACTGGCTTCAGGCAACCACAAAAAGATACAAATGCTTTGCTTCCATGATGGGACTCTACAATCTCGATGCCTTCTACGGCACAACAGAAGAACTCTGGTTCCCTGAGTGGGATCTGAAGGGAACTCCATGGACATCAAAACAATATAAAGCCAACAGTCCGTCAGAGTATGTCAAAAATTTCTCAACCCCCACACTCATCGTAACGGGCGAAAGGGATTACCGCGTCTCATACAACCAAAGCCTCGAATACTTCACCGCTCTTCAGAAACTTGGTATCGACTCCCGGCTGATCATTTTCGATAACGATGGTCACTGGCCCTCACACACCAAATCGATGCCGCTTTACTACAATGCCCACCTCGAGTGGTTCCACAAATATCTGAAAGGCGATCCCGCTCCCTACGATACAAAAAAGATGGGGAGAAACAAGTTTTAG
- a CDS encoding MerC domain-containing protein: protein MKFNHLEHNKIHNIDKTGITVSTLCLIECTLRPVILTALALNNVGGFLHDLLALLVIPVSGYAVYKAWISHRNLFIISLLAIGTILIVSSSLLLGDAHDHGHSGFELNTHLIMVIAGGISMITAHIMNTKYCNSCAV from the coding sequence GTGAAATTTAACCATTTGGAACACAACAAGATTCATAACATAGACAAGACAGGTATTACCGTATCCACTCTCTGCCTGATTGAGTGCACCTTGAGACCTGTTATTCTCACCGCTCTCGCTTTGAATAATGTCGGTGGATTTCTCCATGATCTCCTCGCTCTCCTTGTGATTCCCGTTTCCGGTTATGCTGTTTATAAAGCATGGATTTCTCACCGGAATCTTTTTATTATCTCTCTACTTGCCATCGGAACAATACTCATTGTCTCCTCCTCTCTTCTGCTCGGTGATGCACACGACCACGGCCATTCAGGGTTCGAACTGAACACTCATCTGATAATGGTTATTGCCGGAGGTATCTCCATGATTACGGCACACATTATGAACACAAAATACTGCAATTCCTGCGCTGTCTGA
- a CDS encoding heavy-metal-associated domain-containing protein: MESVKITIDGMTCGHCVKAVEVELSELAVNILGVKVGSAEVRFDQAKVKREEIEEAVKNAGFSVVSIEEIKK, from the coding sequence ATGGAAAGTGTAAAAATTACTATTGATGGAATGACATGCGGTCACTGTGTAAAGGCAGTGGAAGTGGAATTATCTGAACTTGCGGTGAACATACTCGGTGTGAAAGTCGGGAGTGCGGAAGTCAGATTTGATCAGGCAAAAGTGAAAAGAGAAGAGATCGAAGAAGCCGTGAAGAACGCAGGCTTTTCTGTGGTTTCCATCGAAGAAATAAAAAAATAG
- a CDS encoding O-methyltransferase yields MPDILTPETLQYLNSLPRRRNPLIAEMEEFARQNFVPILDAASAQFVEFLVKATGAKTVLEIGTAIGYSTVRIAAALPENGVVYTIEKSTDMIPVAEQNFDASGDSSRIKLLKGEAVHFLLKMNIEFDLIFLDADKEDYRRLFEFSLPLLKKGGVYLVDNLLWHGYTSATGEIPPKYLRSTGLIREFNQHFFSVPALETSLIPIGDGLGLGYKTSKFGEDKLSELHHCFKNFNLLATDRLEEAKDILTLIELALECNLEKNFENLCFDAKYMIGLGSSIAKAEENPEISSLGTMREDLNKTILKFLQGFRELLSEADEETQIYFLNKYLQQEEDEEGMEDLLRLVNDFAELKLILNDLKRG; encoded by the coding sequence ATGCCCGATATTCTTACTCCCGAAACATTACAATACCTTAATTCTCTTCCCCGGAGGAGAAACCCTCTGATAGCTGAAATGGAAGAGTTTGCCAGACAAAATTTTGTACCAATCCTTGACGCAGCATCCGCTCAATTTGTTGAATTTCTCGTTAAGGCAACGGGTGCAAAAACGGTATTGGAAATCGGGACTGCCATTGGTTATTCTACTGTTAGAATTGCTGCCGCACTTCCCGAGAACGGAGTGGTCTACACAATCGAGAAATCAACCGATATGATCCCGGTTGCGGAGCAGAACTTCGATGCGTCGGGCGACTCAAGCAGAATTAAATTGCTAAAAGGAGAGGCTGTTCATTTTCTTCTTAAAATGAATATCGAGTTTGATTTGATTTTTCTGGATGCCGATAAGGAAGATTACCGTCGCCTGTTCGAATTCTCTCTGCCTCTTCTGAAAAAAGGTGGAGTTTATCTTGTCGATAACCTGCTTTGGCACGGATACACTTCCGCAACCGGGGAAATACCCCCAAAATACCTGAGATCCACAGGTCTGATCAGGGAATTCAATCAGCATTTTTTTTCGGTTCCGGCACTCGAGACTTCTTTGATTCCAATCGGAGACGGGCTTGGGCTTGGATATAAAACTTCAAAATTTGGAGAGGATAAATTGAGCGAACTGCATCATTGTTTTAAAAATTTTAATCTGCTCGCAACCGACAGGCTCGAAGAGGCAAAGGATATCCTTACTCTCATCGAACTTGCTCTCGAATGTAATCTTGAAAAGAACTTCGAAAACCTCTGCTTCGATGCCAAATATATGATCGGGCTGGGGAGCTCAATAGCGAAGGCGGAAGAGAATCCTGAAATAAGCTCACTCGGAACAATGAGGGAAGACCTGAATAAAACCATTCTGAAATTTCTGCAAGGGTTCCGTGAACTTCTCTCGGAAGCCGATGAGGAAACCCAAATCTATTTCCTTAATAAATATCTTCAACAGGAAGAGGACGAAGAAGGAATGGAGGACCTGCTAAGACTGGTTAACGACTTCGCAGAATTAAAACTGATTCTGAATGATTTAAAACGGGGTTGA
- a CDS encoding S46 family peptidase: protein MYITFFKSFRNVALTALLVVFSLSATVFAQHTGVNLDTVKAGKFDTGRMWTFDFPPTDHLKSTYNFSPDDEWYSNVRMSALRFADYCSASFVSADGLVMTNHHCGRESITGVSKEGEDLHKSGFWASTLAEERKVDGLFVEQLVYIEDVTSKIREAMDSGTTDDEKLKTRDAKKKELVEELKSKGLKGQVITFFNGGKYSLYGFKRYNDVRLVFAPEDQLGFFGGDPDNFTYPRYNLDCTFFRVYDENGQPLKTDHYFKWSTNGAMTGEPVFVVGNPGSTNRLYTVSMLESQRDYTTPVTIGFLKSLVNSYSKYLELKPEKAYEMNDQLFSFANGLKATNGQLEGLLNPVFMKKKQDWEAKFKAAVMADPKLASEYGELWDKIANGRKKMNEVFNELNAFRVRPMIFSQYFLTASGIIGAAKKGNKPELTVFPDDFDQTMSELLLKENIAFISGLIGTNHPAFIALTGGRTGDEAVKYLLEKSRLTSKEKVAEFLSMEVEDILKSDDPFIKYALLAQEKVKSHSDIVKKSQTEEAVFLEKLGRAVFEVYGTTIPPDATFSLRISDGVVKGYDYNGTTAPPITTFYGLYDRYFSHGKKFPWNLPEKWENPPAEFDLSVPFNFVSTNDIIGGNSGSPVINQKAEIVGLAFDGNIESLPGQFIFDETANRTVSVHSSGMYEAIKNLYKATRLANELKKGKLD from the coding sequence ATGTATATAACTTTCTTCAAGTCCTTCAGAAATGTGGCTCTTACAGCCCTGCTGGTGGTCTTCTCACTTTCCGCCACCGTCTTCGCACAGCACACAGGAGTAAATCTTGATACTGTAAAAGCCGGCAAATTTGATACAGGAAGGATGTGGACTTTCGACTTCCCGCCTACTGATCACTTAAAATCAACCTACAACTTTTCACCCGATGATGAGTGGTACAGCAATGTAAGAATGTCTGCACTTCGCTTTGCCGACTATTGCTCTGCTTCATTTGTTTCCGCCGACGGTCTTGTAATGACAAACCATCACTGCGGCAGGGAGAGCATAACCGGAGTCTCCAAAGAGGGCGAAGACCTTCATAAATCGGGCTTTTGGGCTTCTACTCTCGCTGAAGAAAGAAAAGTTGACGGACTCTTCGTTGAACAGCTCGTTTACATCGAAGATGTGACCTCCAAAATCCGCGAAGCCATGGATTCCGGTACCACCGATGACGAAAAACTGAAAACCAGAGACGCCAAGAAAAAAGAACTCGTCGAAGAACTTAAAAGCAAAGGCTTAAAAGGACAGGTTATCACCTTCTTCAACGGCGGTAAATATTCCCTTTATGGTTTCAAAAGATATAATGATGTTAGACTCGTATTCGCTCCCGAAGACCAGCTCGGTTTCTTCGGTGGTGACCCCGACAATTTTACCTACCCAAGATATAATCTCGACTGCACCTTCTTCCGTGTTTACGATGAGAATGGTCAACCGTTAAAAACCGATCACTACTTCAAATGGAGCACAAACGGCGCCATGACAGGTGAACCGGTTTTCGTAGTAGGTAACCCCGGAAGCACCAACAGACTTTATACTGTCTCCATGCTCGAATCGCAGAGAGATTACACAACCCCCGTTACCATTGGATTTTTGAAATCACTCGTGAATTCATATTCAAAATATCTTGAATTGAAGCCTGAAAAAGCTTACGAAATGAACGATCAGCTCTTTAGCTTTGCCAACGGCTTAAAAGCCACCAACGGTCAGCTCGAAGGGCTCCTTAACCCTGTCTTTATGAAGAAAAAACAGGACTGGGAAGCAAAATTTAAGGCTGCAGTTATGGCTGATCCTAAACTCGCTTCCGAATATGGCGAACTTTGGGACAAAATTGCAAATGGCAGAAAAAAAATGAATGAAGTTTTCAACGAACTGAATGCATTCAGAGTAAGACCGATGATCTTCTCACAATATTTCCTTACTGCTTCAGGCATCATTGGTGCCGCCAAAAAAGGAAACAAACCTGAACTTACAGTATTCCCCGATGACTTCGATCAGACGATGTCGGAACTTCTCTTAAAAGAAAACATCGCTTTTATCAGCGGACTCATCGGTACGAACCACCCTGCATTCATCGCCCTCACAGGCGGAAGAACAGGTGATGAAGCCGTTAAATACCTCCTCGAAAAAAGCAGACTTACCTCCAAGGAAAAAGTTGCTGAATTTCTGAGTATGGAAGTTGAAGATATTCTGAAATCAGACGATCCGTTTATCAAGTACGCTCTTCTCGCTCAGGAAAAAGTAAAATCGCACAGCGATATCGTAAAGAAATCGCAGACCGAGGAAGCCGTTTTTCTTGAGAAACTCGGCAGAGCTGTCTTCGAAGTTTATGGTACTACCATTCCACCGGATGCAACTTTCTCACTCAGAATTTCTGACGGTGTTGTAAAAGGTTACGACTACAACGGAACCACCGCTCCTCCGATCACTACCTTCTACGGTCTTTACGACAGATACTTCAGTCACGGTAAAAAATTCCCATGGAACCTCCCCGAAAAATGGGAAAATCCACCTGCAGAATTTGATCTGAGTGTTCCGTTCAATTTCGTTTCAACCAACGATATCATTGGTGGTAACTCCGGTTCCCCTGTTATCAACCAGAAAGCTGAAATTGTCGGTCTCGCTTTTGACGGCAACATCGAAAGCCTCCCCGGTCAGTTTATTTTTGACGAAACTGCAAACAGAACCGTGTCTGTTCACTCGTCAGGCATGTATGAAGCTATAAAAAATCTTTATAAAGCTACCCGTCTGGCAAATGAACTCAAAAAAGGAAAACTTGATTAA
- a CDS encoding serine/threonine protein kinase → MSQRIQSYEVMENIGYGGMAKVMKVRHHITGEIRAMKMLYEQFAIDPHMRERFEEEARNAGRLRHPNIVQVYDYITEGNYLCIIMEYIDGKPLSKVIGKEVGPIVPEVAIPIFMQIASAIEHAHNLPKPLIHRDIKPSNILITTDRTAKVTDFGIAKVLGGDSHTATGTMLGTLEYMSPEQMNGKDVDQRSDVYSLGMTLYEMLAGRLPFGFGSQDSMLDKIRVINQSKIPDPRDYYPHIPEYLVEIIRKAIQKDKNLRFKSVSDFIEAIEIRAHVSSPSLESFAPESEVNQEIKKEEPVSRNHRNSETAAQPDWSGKLTEDDVTNEEDEEEEEEEESGSGSFYPLVIFLVAVIGGLIYLIIQLLKHKN, encoded by the coding sequence ATGAGCCAAAGAATACAATCGTATGAAGTAATGGAAAACATCGGGTATGGTGGAATGGCAAAGGTCATGAAGGTGCGCCACCACATCACGGGTGAGATTCGTGCCATGAAAATGCTCTACGAACAGTTTGCCATCGACCCCCACATGAGGGAACGATTTGAAGAAGAGGCGAGAAACGCCGGCAGACTTCGCCATCCTAACATTGTTCAAGTATATGATTATATAACGGAGGGGAACTACCTCTGCATTATTATGGAGTATATCGATGGTAAACCACTTTCAAAAGTGATCGGCAAGGAAGTGGGACCAATCGTCCCCGAAGTGGCAATTCCTATCTTTATGCAAATAGCATCGGCAATCGAACACGCACACAATCTTCCAAAACCCCTGATTCACCGCGACATAAAACCTTCCAACATCCTTATTACCACAGACAGAACAGCAAAAGTTACCGACTTTGGAATCGCCAAAGTACTGGGTGGTGACAGTCATACTGCAACAGGAACGATGCTAGGCACACTTGAGTATATGAGTCCCGAACAAATGAACGGTAAGGATGTGGATCAAAGAAGTGATGTTTACAGTCTGGGGATGACTCTATATGAAATGCTCGCGGGAAGACTCCCTTTTGGCTTCGGTTCCCAGGATTCAATGCTCGATAAAATCAGGGTGATTAATCAGTCAAAGATTCCCGATCCAAGAGATTACTACCCGCACATCCCTGAATATCTTGTGGAAATTATTCGCAAAGCGATCCAAAAGGACAAAAACCTGAGATTCAAATCTGTCTCCGATTTTATTGAAGCGATCGAAATAAGGGCACATGTCTCTTCACCATCTCTCGAAAGTTTTGCTCCTGAAAGCGAGGTGAATCAGGAAATCAAAAAAGAGGAACCGGTATCCCGGAACCATCGCAATTCGGAAACCGCTGCTCAACCCGACTGGTCAGGTAAACTGACTGAGGATGATGTTACTAACGAAGAAGACGAGGAGGAAGAAGAAGAAGAAGAATCAGGCAGTGGCTCTTTCTATCCTCTGGTTATTTTCCTTGTCGCTGTCATCGGCGGTCTCATTTACCTGATCATTCAGCTCTTAAAACATAAAAACTAA
- a CDS encoding transcriptional repressor, giving the protein MSNRPEQLLKSHGVRITTIRKEIVSALLDKSTALSCKEIKENIGDDFDRVTVYRTLNTFVEEGIIHQIATGDGTVLYALCSSGSCNTHRHEDRHIHFLCSSCGQTFCLNYHKQPELDIPDGYSVKSLEISATGICKACSIS; this is encoded by the coding sequence ATGAGCAACCGACCGGAACAACTGCTGAAGTCGCATGGAGTTCGAATCACCACAATAAGAAAAGAGATTGTATCGGCACTTCTTGATAAATCCACCGCCTTGTCGTGTAAAGAGATAAAGGAGAATATCGGTGATGATTTTGACAGGGTGACGGTTTACCGCACTCTGAATACCTTTGTGGAAGAGGGTATCATTCATCAGATAGCCACAGGTGACGGCACTGTTCTGTATGCTTTATGTTCATCCGGTTCTTGTAACACCCACCGTCACGAAGACCGCCACATCCACTTCCTGTGTTCGTCGTGTGGACAAACCTTCTGCCTCAACTACCACAAACAGCCTGAACTTGATATTCCGGATGGATACAGTGTGAAATCGCTGGAGATTTCTGCCACCGGAATCTGCAAAGCCTGTTCAATCAGCTAA